A genomic window from Silene latifolia isolate original U9 population chromosome 11, ASM4854445v1, whole genome shotgun sequence includes:
- the LOC141612291 gene encoding putative glycosyltransferase At5g25310, with protein sequence MARARAAIRKAAVWDSGNRSLSFDNVDSNSFVYRNPHAFYQSYLEMERRLKVYVYDEGELPIMHDGPCKNLYTIEGRFIHEIEHGPSKFRTRDPSHAHVYFMPFSVTRMVKYLYNPGSYNVTPLRQFTSDYVDVISTKYPFWNTTQGSDHFMLACHDWGSYASEGNSNLYNKSIRALCNANSSEGFNPQKDVSLPEIYLYDGNISPKLLSVPPSTTPRPKLAFFAGGLHGPIRQILLEHWKNRDPEIQVHEYLPKGIDYYSMMLQSKFCLCPSGYEVASPRVVEAVYAECVPVILSENYVLPFSDVLKWEAFSIQVEVEEIPRLKEILTAVSDENYASLIKGIRAVRRHFVLNRPAKKFDAFHMILHSVWLRRLNLKLE encoded by the exons ATGGCGAGAGCAAGAGCAGCAATAAGAAAAGCCGCGGTTTGGGATTCAGGCAACCGATCATTAAGCTTCGataatgttgattccaactccttCGTCTATCGGAACCCCCACGCCTTTTACCA GAGTTACTTAGAAATGGAGCGTAGGCTGAAAGTGTATGTATACGATGAAGGAGAGCTGCCAATTATGCACGACGGTCCTTGCAAGAACCTTTACACAATCGAGGGCAGATTTATCCATGAGATCGAGCATGGGCCGAGTAAATTTCGAACCAGAGACCCAAGTCATGCCCATGTTTACTTCATGCCCTTCAGTGTTACAAGGATGGTCAAGTACCTTTATAACCCTGGGAGTTACAATGTCACCCCTCTCAGACAGTTTACCTCGGATTATGTTGACGTCATTTCCACCAAGTATCCGTTCTGGAATACAACACAGGGCTCTGATCATTTCATGCTCGCTTGTCATGATTGG GGTAGTTATGCATCCGAGGGTAATTCGAACCTGTACAATAAATCAATCAGGGCGCTCTGCAATGCCAATTCTTCTGAGGGGTTCAACCCACAAAAGGATGTAAGCTTACCAGAAATCTACCTCTATGATGGCAACATTTCTCCTAAACTGTTATCAGTCCCCCCATCTACCACTCCCCGCCCAAAACTCGCTTTCTTCGCAGGTGGGCTTCATGGACCAATTCGCCAAATTCTACTTGAACATTGGAAGAACCGCGACCCAGAAATTCAAGTCCATGAGTACCTTCCTAAAGGAATAGACTACTACAGTATGATGCTTCAGTCTAAGTTTTGCCTCTGTCCTAGTGGCTATGAAGTGGCTAGCCCGCGAGTTGTCGAGGCCGTTTATGCAGAATGTGTACCGGTAATATTGTCAGAAAACTATGTTTTGCCCTTCAGTGATGTCCTTAAATGGGAGGCGTTTTCTATACAAGTGGAAGTTGAAGAAATACCGAGACTAAAAGAGATTTTAACAGCGGTTTCAGATGAGAATTACGCAAGTTTGATTAAAGGAATTCGAGCTGTTAGAAGGCATTTTGTTCTGAATAGACCTGCAAAAAAGTTCGATGCGTTTCATATGATCCTTCACTCAGTTTGGCTCAGAAGGTTAAATCTGAAACTTGAGTAA